From Acidimicrobiales bacterium, a single genomic window includes:
- a CDS encoding ABC transporter permease → MTATVTTGPAVRQARSVTPLVAVSDIAAIAKRNLLHIARTPQLLVFSTIQPVMFVLLFRYVFGGAIKTPGSSYVDFLMAGIFVQTTLFGGASTAVGLAEDLRGGIVDRFRSLPMARSAVLAGRTFADLARNVLVLALMVIVATGVGFRFHNGPVPDLGAMIVVLAFGYAFSWVFAYVGLVVKEPETAQVAGFIPLFPLVFASSAFVPVQSMPGWLQGFANVQPVSVTVNATRALTQGGPIYHWLWQMVLWTILILVVFIPLAVSRYRRI, encoded by the coding sequence ATGACCGCAACTGTCACCACCGGTCCGGCCGTCCGCCAGGCGCGGTCGGTCACGCCCCTCGTGGCGGTCAGCGACATCGCCGCCATCGCCAAGCGCAACCTGCTGCACATTGCCCGGACTCCGCAGCTGCTGGTGTTCTCCACCATCCAGCCGGTGATGTTCGTGCTGCTGTTCCGGTACGTCTTCGGGGGCGCCATCAAGACCCCTGGCAGCAGCTACGTCGACTTCCTGATGGCCGGGATCTTCGTCCAGACCACCCTCTTCGGTGGAGCGTCGACGGCGGTCGGCCTCGCCGAGGACCTGCGAGGTGGGATCGTCGACCGCTTCAGATCGCTGCCCATGGCCCGCTCCGCCGTCCTTGCCGGGCGAACCTTCGCCGACCTGGCTCGCAACGTCCTCGTGCTCGCCCTGATGGTGATCGTCGCCACCGGGGTCGGCTTCCGCTTCCACAACGGACCCGTGCCCGACCTGGGCGCGATGATCGTGGTCCTGGCCTTCGGGTACGCCTTCTCGTGGGTGTTCGCCTACGTGGGGCTCGTCGTCAAGGAGCCCGAGACGGCCCAGGTGGCCGGGTTCATCCCCCTCTTTCCCCTGGTCTTCGCCAGCTCGGCTTTCGTGCCCGTGCAGTCCATGCCCGGGTGGCTCCAGGGCTTCGCCAACGTGCAGCCGGTCAGCGTCACGGTGAACGCGACACGGGCCCTCACCCAGGGTGGGCCCATCTACCACTGGCTGTGGCAGATGGTGCTCTGGACCATCCTCATCCTGGTCGTCTTCATACCGCTGGCGGTCTCCCGGTACCGCCGGATCTGA
- a CDS encoding SPFH domain-containing protein, giving the protein MFFWRIPAPNEALIISGAKHHEATGGPDFQVVVGHGAWVLPFRKVARKLSLDVREAILAEDCVTTQGIPLRVQAVCVFKVADDPASIANAARRFLDQQNRMEQLVGQVFGGHLRSIVGGLTVEEIIRDRERLRQEVIRSSDIEVERLGLTVDSLQIKEIVDPSGYIANIAAPHTAVVQKDARIAQAAADREATEREQEANALKSEAVRSSQIKQAGYQAEVDRAAAQAAQAGPLADAEAKQQVVQTETAVAKLEAQREEQRLQSTVNRPADAEAYKQVTLAKSAKEARVLDAEAEGQAIKVKGESEAGVLRVRADALKANQQALVTQALAERLPDIVAAATKSLTGANLTVLNGGEGLADLVGQVVGQGFTLFQGLRQGLGVDGPADNGQADNGPAVEGARQEEERPAVEKAVGPGRRSTDPAGKGDRSTETAGPRPNSR; this is encoded by the coding sequence ATGTTCTTCTGGCGCATACCCGCACCCAACGAGGCGTTGATCATCTCGGGGGCCAAGCACCACGAGGCAACAGGAGGACCGGACTTCCAGGTCGTCGTGGGCCACGGCGCGTGGGTCCTGCCGTTCCGCAAGGTCGCACGCAAGCTCTCCCTTGACGTCCGGGAGGCGATACTCGCCGAGGACTGCGTGACGACCCAGGGCATCCCCCTTCGCGTCCAGGCCGTGTGCGTCTTCAAGGTCGCCGACGACCCGGCGAGCATCGCCAACGCCGCCCGGCGGTTCCTCGATCAGCAGAACCGTATGGAGCAGCTCGTCGGGCAGGTCTTCGGCGGCCATCTGCGGTCAATCGTCGGCGGCCTCACCGTGGAGGAGATCATCCGGGACCGGGAGCGGTTGCGCCAGGAGGTGATCCGGTCCTCGGACATCGAAGTCGAGCGGCTCGGTCTCACCGTCGACAGTCTGCAGATCAAGGAGATCGTCGATCCGAGCGGCTACATCGCCAACATCGCCGCGCCGCACACCGCCGTGGTCCAAAAGGATGCCCGCATCGCCCAGGCCGCGGCCGACCGCGAGGCCACCGAGCGCGAGCAGGAGGCCAACGCCCTCAAGTCCGAGGCCGTGCGCTCGTCCCAGATCAAGCAGGCCGGCTATCAGGCCGAAGTGGACCGGGCGGCGGCGCAGGCGGCCCAGGCCGGGCCCCTGGCCGACGCCGAGGCCAAGCAGCAGGTGGTGCAGACGGAGACGGCGGTGGCCAAGCTGGAGGCCCAGCGGGAAGAGCAGCGGCTCCAGAGCACGGTGAACCGACCCGCCGACGCCGAGGCCTACAAGCAGGTGACCCTGGCCAAGTCGGCCAAGGAGGCCCGGGTGCTCGACGCCGAGGCCGAGGGGCAGGCCATCAAGGTCAAGGGCGAGAGCGAGGCCGGGGTGCTACGGGTACGGGCGGACGCCCTCAAGGCCAACCAGCAGGCCCTGGTGACCCAGGCGCTGGCCGAGCGCCTGCCCGACATCGTCGCCGCGGCCACGAAGAGCCTGACGGGCGCCAACCTCACCGTCCTCAACGGCGGCGAGGGCCTCGCCGATCTGGTCGGCCAGGTGGTGGGCCAGGGCTTCACGCTCTTCCAGGGGCTGCGCCAAGGGCTCGGCGTGGACGGGCCGGCCGACAACGGGCAGGCCGACAACGGGCCGGCAGTCGAGGGTGCGCGGCAGGAGGAGGAACGGCCGGCGGTCGAGAAGGCCGTGGGCCCGGGACGGCGGTCCACAGACCCGGCCGGCAAAGGAGACCGCTCTACCGAGACGGCGGGGCCCCGACCCAACTCACGCTGA
- a CDS encoding potassium channel protein translates to MRWRGEGRRWRGESGLGTARRLRTGLLALLVIVVCGTAGFVGLGYSFVDALFQTIVTVTTVGFREVHNFGTAGELFSIFLILAGVGTAAYTFSVLVDSFVEGHLTDLVARRRMERRIEDLRGHLILCGWGRVGQAIARQVTGTDHDMVVVDLSPARLPATPALTVQGDATDDAVLRAAGIERAGVLVTALNADPENLYVTLTARSLCPDLFIVARANADASIDKLVQAGADRVVNPASIGGARMAAFALQPHVAEFVDVVMHDGSLEFRLEEVPVPQGSPLDGRTIGEARIRDRTGALVLATRNEDGDFTTNPGADMKIEAGHILIAIGTGDQLEALSQSMHP, encoded by the coding sequence ATGCGGTGGCGCGGCGAGGGGAGGCGGTGGCGCGGCGAGTCGGGACTGGGCACCGCCCGTCGCCTGAGGACCGGCCTGCTCGCACTGCTGGTCATCGTGGTCTGCGGCACGGCCGGCTTCGTCGGCCTGGGCTACAGCTTCGTCGACGCGCTGTTCCAGACCATCGTGACCGTCACCACGGTGGGGTTCCGCGAGGTCCACAACTTCGGCACCGCCGGCGAGCTCTTCAGCATCTTCTTGATCTTGGCCGGTGTGGGGACGGCGGCCTACACCTTCAGCGTGCTCGTCGACAGCTTCGTCGAGGGCCATCTGACCGATCTGGTGGCGAGGAGAAGAATGGAACGACGGATCGAGGACCTGAGAGGCCACCTGATCCTCTGTGGGTGGGGACGGGTCGGCCAGGCCATCGCCCGCCAGGTGACCGGCACCGACCACGACATGGTCGTGGTCGACTTGTCACCGGCACGACTCCCCGCCACGCCCGCCCTCACCGTGCAGGGGGACGCCACCGACGACGCCGTGCTCCGGGCGGCGGGGATCGAGCGGGCCGGCGTGCTCGTCACCGCCCTCAACGCCGACCCCGAGAACCTGTACGTCACGTTGACGGCGCGCTCGCTGTGCCCGGACTTGTTCATCGTGGCGAGGGCCAACGCCGACGCCTCGATCGACAAGCTCGTCCAGGCGGGGGCCGACCGCGTGGTCAACCCGGCCAGCATCGGCGGCGCTCGCATGGCCGCCTTCGCCCTCCAGCCCCACGTGGCCGAGTTCGTCGACGTGGTGATGCACGACGGCAGCCTCGAGTTCCGCCTCGAGGAGGTGCCCGTTCCCCAGGGGTCCCCGCTCGACGGGCGGACCATAGGCGAGGCCCGCATCCGCGACCGGACCGGGGCCCTCGTCCTGGCGACGCGAAACGAGGACGGGGACTTCACGACCAACCCGGGCGCGGACATGAAGATCGAGGCCGGCCACATCCTCATCGCCATCGGCACCGGAGATCAGCTGGAGGCGCTCAGCCAGTCCATGCACCCGTAG
- a CDS encoding phosphotransferase: protein MTGTGAQVLTPEWLTSALSPLLGDVRVGSVACAPVGTGQMSDCVRLIPTYDGPTAAPRSMIAKLPAADATSRATAAALRNYEIEVSFYRQLAPQLPVRAPRCYHAHLDTTGTDFVLLLEDVAPARQGDQLAGCSVDEAAVAVEELPRLHAPRWGDPSLAELDWLHRSPAEAVDFTSQLVAGLYGGFCERYAGRVDADIMALGERLMARLPSYLGDRRGPWTVAHGDFRLDNLLFGTAGPGGRPGETDGAGPPVVVVDWQTVTHGPGIGDLSYFLGAGLVPEARRSHEHDLVRAYHDALQAAGVVGLAWDDCWAQYRRYTFGGLIMAIAASMLVEQTDRGDDMFVTMAQRHGRHAIDLEAERLIH, encoded by the coding sequence GTGACGGGGACCGGCGCCCAGGTGCTCACCCCCGAGTGGCTCACCAGCGCCCTCTCCCCTCTGCTCGGGGACGTGAGGGTCGGGTCGGTCGCCTGCGCGCCCGTGGGCACGGGACAGATGAGCGACTGCGTGCGCCTCATCCCGACCTACGACGGTCCGACGGCCGCGCCCCGGTCGATGATCGCCAAGCTTCCGGCCGCCGACGCGACCAGCCGGGCGACGGCGGCGGCGCTGCGCAACTACGAGATCGAGGTCAGCTTCTACCGCCAGCTGGCGCCGCAGCTTCCGGTACGGGCGCCCCGGTGCTACCACGCCCACCTCGACACCACGGGTACGGACTTCGTGCTCCTGTTGGAGGACGTCGCCCCGGCCCGCCAGGGCGACCAGCTGGCGGGCTGCAGCGTCGACGAGGCGGCGGTGGCCGTCGAGGAGCTCCCCCGGCTCCACGCGCCCCGGTGGGGTGACCCGAGCCTGGCCGAGCTCGACTGGCTCCATCGCAGTCCCGCGGAGGCCGTCGACTTCACCAGCCAGCTGGTGGCCGGCCTGTACGGCGGGTTCTGCGAGCGCTACGCCGGGCGCGTCGACGCCGACATCATGGCCCTGGGTGAGCGGCTGATGGCGAGGCTTCCGAGCTATCTCGGCGATCGCCGTGGGCCGTGGACGGTCGCCCATGGCGACTTTCGGCTCGACAACCTGCTGTTCGGCACGGCCGGCCCGGGAGGCCGGCCCGGAGAGACCGATGGCGCCGGGCCGCCGGTCGTGGTGGTCGACTGGCAAACCGTGACCCACGGCCCCGGCATCGGCGACCTGAGCTACTTCCTCGGCGCTGGCCTGGTCCCCGAGGCCCGGCGCAGCCACGAGCACGATCTCGTCCGCGCCTACCACGACGCGCTCCAGGCGGCGGGCGTCGTCGGCCTGGCCTGGGACGACTGCTGGGCTCAGTACCGGCGCTACACCTTCGGCGGGCTCATCATGGCCATCGCCGCGTCCATGCTGGTCGAGCAGACCGACCGGGGTGACGACATGTTCGTGACCATGGCCCAGCGCCACGGTCGCCACGCCATCGACCTCGAGGCCGAGCGGCTCATCCACTGA
- a CDS encoding DUF4162 domain-containing protein: ILDEPTTGLDPRSRVEMWGFIESLVADGTTILLTTQYLDEADRLAHQIVVIDYGKVIAEGTADELKDQLGGDVVEVRVASSDDLDKALAAIAGLEDGTPQVDREQRRMTLPAKGGAATLMAAARRLDESGVTLEDLSLRRPSLDDVFMALTGHGAGAEGEDGNEPEPASNGRGRRRRRT; this comes from the coding sequence TCATCCTCGACGAGCCCACGACCGGGCTCGACCCCCGTAGCCGGGTCGAGATGTGGGGCTTCATCGAGAGCCTGGTGGCGGACGGCACCACCATCCTGCTCACGACGCAGTACCTGGACGAGGCCGACCGCCTCGCCCACCAGATCGTCGTGATCGACTACGGAAAGGTGATCGCCGAGGGCACCGCCGATGAGCTCAAGGACCAGCTGGGCGGCGACGTGGTCGAGGTGCGGGTGGCGAGCTCGGACGATCTGGACAAGGCCCTGGCGGCGATCGCAGGGCTGGAAGACGGCACGCCCCAGGTCGACCGCGAGCAGCGGCGGATGACGCTGCCGGCCAAGGGTGGCGCCGCCACCTTGATGGCCGCCGCCCGCCGCCTCGACGAGAGTGGCGTCACCCTCGAGGACCTGAGCCTGCGGCGGCCGTCGCTCGACGACGTGTTCATGGCGCTGACGGGCCACGGCGCCGGCGCCGAGGGCGAGGACGGCAACGAGCCCGAGCCCGCGAGCAACGGCCGCGGCCGGCGCAGGAGGAGGACATGA
- a CDS encoding aquaporin, which yields MQTRKLLAELLGTAILVFFAVGVATLSLGFKFAGSSTSAGVVATALAFGLVLLALVYAIGPISGCHVNPAVTMAFVTSRRMSIQEAIGYWIAQFVGAILGALALWGIFTGSPGYSTGNQGLGTDGWGKHSLIHLNVGGAFAAEVVLTFLFVLVVLAATSHLTSAGFAGLAIGMGLATVHLVGIPLTGTSVNPARSLGPALIVGGDALSQLWLFIVAPLVGGAIAALVWGYLFVPERAKEPVPPGRVEPSDIPRPSTGS from the coding sequence ATGCAGACACGCAAGCTCCTCGCCGAGCTGCTGGGCACGGCGATTCTTGTCTTCTTCGCCGTCGGGGTGGCCACCCTCTCACTCGGGTTCAAGTTCGCCGGGAGCAGCACCTCGGCCGGCGTGGTGGCCACGGCCCTGGCCTTCGGCCTGGTCCTCTTGGCGCTCGTCTACGCCATCGGACCCATCTCTGGCTGTCACGTCAACCCCGCGGTCACCATGGCCTTCGTCACCTCCCGGCGCATGTCCATCCAGGAGGCCATCGGCTACTGGATCGCCCAGTTCGTCGGCGCGATCCTCGGGGCCCTGGCCCTCTGGGGCATCTTCACCGGATCCCCCGGCTACAGCACCGGCAACCAGGGCCTGGGCACCGACGGCTGGGGCAAGCACTCGCTCATTCACCTCAATGTCGGTGGAGCGTTCGCCGCCGAGGTCGTCCTCACGTTCCTCTTCGTCCTCGTGGTGCTGGCCGCGACCAGCCACCTGACCTCGGCCGGCTTTGCCGGGCTGGCCATCGGCATGGGCCTCGCCACGGTCCACCTCGTCGGCATCCCCCTCACCGGCACCTCCGTCAATCCGGCGCGCAGCCTCGGCCCGGCGTTGATCGTGGGCGGCGACGCCCTCAGTCAGCTGTGGCTCTTCATCGTGGCGCCACTGGTGGGGGGCGCCATCGCCGCCCTCGTCTGGGGCTATCTGTTCGTTCCCGAGCGAGCAAAAGAGCCGGTGCCGCCCGGCCGCGTCGAGCCCTCCGATATCCCCCGGCCCTCGACGGGAAGCTGA